In Actinomycetota bacterium, the genomic window CGCCTGGGATTCGGAAAGCTCCAGTGTCATGGCAAGCCTCCCTTTCTGGGACCTGCAAACTGCCTCCCCTCCAGCGTAGCTCGGGCTCGTTATTCCGGGGCCGTTTCGCCGGCCGGATCGCCCTCCTCGGCCCATCCAGCCCATCCGGCCCAGCTGGCCCCTTCACCCCACGAAGCCGGAGCCAGGGCAGCCATCCGCTCGTAGGCCGGGCGCAGCTCGTCCGCCAGGCTCGTCCCCAACCCGAGGTCGATCGGGTCCAGCTGGCGCAGGACGGCGTCGGGCACCACGGCGGGCACCGGCCGGACGTGCAGCTCGGCCAGCTCCGGTCCCGCCGACCAGAAGCCCGCCAGGGACTCCTCCAAGGGCGGGACTCCGGCCCCCGATGGACCGGCGGCCGCCGGCCCGGCCGGCACCTCGCCAACCGACGGGCTGTCCTGGCGCAGCAGCCGCAGGTTGGCCAGGAGCACGTCCTTCGGCCGCCCCCGCCAGGCGAGGATCAGGAAGGGATCCTCGTCGAAGGCTTCCGCCAGGATGTAGTACGTGGCAGCGATGTGCTTGCACGGGTTGGCGTAGTCCGGGCACGAACACTGGGTCACCAGGTCCCGATGCGAGGCGGGGAACAGCGCCAGCTTGCAGGCCCGGAACACCTCACCGATGTCCTGGGGCATCTCACCCGCCAGCAGCATCGCCAGGTACAGCGCCTCCCCGGCCAGCGCGTCCTCTGCCGCCCGCCAGTCGCGCTCGGACAGCACCGTGAGGCCGATCGAGACCTGGTAGGGCCGCGCCCGGGAACCCTGCACCCGGGCGGACACGACTCCCGGGGAGACCTCGAGGTCCAGCACCTGACCCGTGCGGGCGTAGGACTTCCCCCGGGTCAGGCGGCCGCCCAGGCGGAACGACTCCAGCACGGCGATGAACTGCTGGGACCACCACGTCTGGCCTATGGCGCCCCGCTGGCTCTTGGCCTTGATCCCGGCGGCAGCCCGCCGGACCGTCGGCGGGTAGTACGGGTAGTACGGCTCGTCGAAGGGGGCCATGCGTCTAGCCCTCCGACACCGCGTCGGCATCGAGGGCGATGAGGTCCCGGAGCTGGTCGGCGGAAAGCTCGGTCAGCCAGGCCTCTCCGGCCCCCACGATGCGCTCGGCGAGGGCCTGCTTGCGCTCGATCATCTTGTCGATGCGCTCTTCCAGCGTCCCGGCGCAGATAAACTTGCGGACCTGCACGTCCCGGCGCTGGCCGATGCGGAAGGCCCGGTCGGTGGCCTGGTTCTCGACCGCGGGATTCCACCAGCGGTCGAAGTGGATCACGTGGTTGGCGGCCGTCAGGTTGAGCCCGGTCCCGCCCGCCTTCAACGAGAGCAGGAACACCGGGGGGCCGGCGTCGCCCTGGAACCGGGCAACCATCTCGTCCCGGGCCGGCTTCGGGGTGCCCCCGTGCAGGAAGGCCACCTCCCGTCCCAGGCGCTCGCGGAGGTACGGGCGCAGCCTGGTGCCCATCTCGGCGAACTGCGTGAAGCACAGGGCTTTCTCCCCGGCGGCCACCACCTCTTCGAGGATCTCCTCCAGCCGGGCCAGCTTCCCTGACCGGCCCGGGAGCGGGGAGCGGTCGCCTAGCAGGTGGGCGGGGTGGTTGCACACCTGCTTGAGCCGGGTCATCGTCGCCAGGATCAGGCCCTTGCGCTGGATGCCTTCGGAGTCCTCGACCTGGCGCAGCATGTCGTCCACCACCGCTTGGTAGAGCGTCGCCTGCTCCCGGGTGAGGTTGCAGAACACCTTCATCTCCACCTTGTCGGGCAGGTCGGCGATGATGTCGCGGTCGGTCTTCAGCCGGCGCAGGATGAAGGGCCCGGTGAGGCGCTTCAGGCGCTCGGCAGCGTCCTCATCCCCGAAGCGCTCGA contains:
- a CDS encoding SWIM zinc finger family protein, which produces MAPFDEPYYPYYPPTVRRAAAGIKAKSQRGAIGQTWWSQQFIAVLESFRLGGRLTRGKSYARTGQVLDLEVSPGVVSARVQGSRARPYQVSIGLTVLSERDWRAAEDALAGEALYLAMLLAGEMPQDIGEVFRACKLALFPASHRDLVTQCSCPDYANPCKHIAATYYILAEAFDEDPFLILAWRGRPKDVLLANLRLLRQDSPSVGEVPAGPAAAGPSGAGVPPLEESLAGFWSAGPELAELHVRPVPAVVPDAVLRQLDPIDLGLGTSLADELRPAYERMAALAPASWGEGASWAGWAGWAEEGDPAGETAPE